A genome region from Nitrospirota bacterium includes the following:
- the queD gene encoding 6-carboxytetrahydropterin synthase QueD — protein MYELMIETSFSAAHQLRGYMGKCEKLHGHNWKVQVFVTAESLNEIGIAIDFHELKRITNEILMPLEHSFLNELFPFTEINPSSENIAKWLYESIRKKINYDNLEVSAVMVWETETASATYYEHE, from the coding sequence ATGTATGAACTTATGATAGAGACCAGCTTTTCGGCAGCGCATCAGCTCAGGGGATATATGGGCAAATGCGAGAAGCTACATGGCCATAACTGGAAGGTGCAGGTCTTTGTAACAGCAGAGAGTCTCAATGAAATAGGGATAGCCATAGATTTCCATGAGCTAAAAAGAATAACAAATGAAATCCTGATGCCTTTAGAACATTCGTTTTTAAATGAGCTTTTTCCTTTTACTGAAATTAATCCATCTTCTGAGAACATCGCTAAGTGGCTCTATGAGTCAATCAGAAAAAAGATAAATTATGATAATCTCGAGGTTTCAGCAGTAATGGTCTGGGAGACCGAGACTGCATCGGCGACATATTATGAACACGAATAG